A genomic window from Candidatus Methylacidiphilum fumarolicum includes:
- a CDS encoding ferredoxin family protein produces the protein MIQIEEKLYQNRYRVDEGRPHIKIKNRETCTLCYDKSCTVLCPAGCYRKNETEEVTLITDGCLECGTCQIICMEHKNIQWEYPRGGFGILYKFG, from the coding sequence ATGATTCAGATTGAGGAAAAACTCTACCAGAATCGCTATCGAGTGGATGAAGGCAGGCCTCATATTAAAATAAAGAATCGAGAAACCTGCACACTCTGTTATGACAAAAGTTGTACTGTGCTTTGTCCAGCCGGCTGCTATAGGAAGAATGAGACGGAGGAGGTGACATTGATTACTGACGGCTGTCTGGAGTGTGGAACTTGTCAGATCATCTGCATGGAGCATAAAAATATCCAATGGGAATATCCTAGAGGTGGCTTTGGGATCCTCTATAAGTTTGGATGA
- a CDS encoding lipid-binding SYLF domain-containing protein, which translates to MKLFSIGNRGVIHASLFLLLSLFFSTAPAWASWDFQRTIDHSTAVIKEFKRDPKNGIPQSVFNNAKGIAVLRVSEAGFIFSGESGHGLVVARKGNSWTAPSAISASGMGFGLQAGGETSHYVIIMNTKKAVNTFAKGGKFKLKGEMEGVAGPTTESEHKPKSHIYVYKRSKGFFGGLALSGLDIAESKDTNKRYYHKDLTASEILSGKVAVPQGAKKLINALNAPYSHKKG; encoded by the coding sequence ATGAAACTTTTTTCAATAGGCAATAGAGGAGTTATCCATGCTAGCCTGTTTTTGTTACTAAGCTTGTTTTTTTCGACAGCACCAGCTTGGGCATCATGGGATTTTCAACGAACCATTGACCATTCTACCGCTGTCATTAAAGAATTCAAAAGAGATCCCAAAAACGGGATTCCTCAATCTGTTTTCAACAATGCGAAGGGCATTGCCGTGCTAAGGGTTTCGGAAGCGGGTTTTATTTTTAGCGGAGAAAGTGGCCATGGGTTAGTTGTCGCTAGGAAAGGAAACAGTTGGACCGCTCCTTCAGCCATTTCAGCCTCTGGTATGGGCTTTGGACTGCAAGCAGGAGGTGAAACATCCCATTATGTTATTATTATGAACACCAAAAAGGCGGTCAACACCTTTGCTAAGGGTGGGAAATTTAAACTAAAAGGGGAAATGGAAGGAGTTGCTGGACCAACCACCGAATCTGAACACAAGCCCAAATCTCATATATATGTTTATAAAAGGAGTAAAGGATTCTTTGGAGGACTTGCCTTAAGCGGTCTTGATATAGCAGAATCTAAAGACACTAACAAAAGATATTACCACAAAGATCTTACTGCTTCAGAAATTCTGAGTGGAAAGGTTGCCGTGCCACAAGGAGCCAAAAAACTGATCAATGCTCTCAATGCTCCTTATTCTCATAAAAAAGGATAA
- a CDS encoding menaquinone biosynthesis decarboxylase, whose protein sequence is MPIHNFDQFIQKLEEAGELIRISEPVHTELEITVLADREMKSPGGGYALLIEKPILLKGKISRFPLLINAFGSWKRMEIVLGRKLAELVEEIESLLKPEGPKSIFEGWKMIRKGIDFFKSQPRLVGLAPCQEEVVLLEDENPPMGLLDLPVLKCWPKDGGAYITLPQVFSVDPYTGKRNVGMYRIQIFDQKTAAMHWQVHKVGARHGQEYAKEGIQMPVAICLGGDPLMTFAATAPLPDGVDEVVFAGFLRKEGIPMVKCKTIELEVPAESDIVIEGVVDPLDLRPEGPFGDHTGFYTPIDLYPVFHAKAITFRKKAVFPATIVGKPPMEDYYLGTTSLKLFLPLLKMNFPEIVNIALPPEGVFHNLLFVSIKKQYPYQAYKVMHGLWGMGQMMFSKIIIVVDEDVDVDNTSEVLFHLCANVDPERDFLFTRGPCDSLDHAQSEANIGSHVGIDATKKLPAEGYKRVWPEKITMAQEFIKKVEEKFPRKLERRSS, encoded by the coding sequence ATGCCTATTCATAATTTTGATCAATTCATTCAAAAACTTGAAGAAGCGGGAGAACTTATTCGGATTAGCGAGCCGGTGCACACGGAACTGGAAATAACTGTGCTTGCTGATCGAGAAATGAAAAGTCCTGGGGGAGGTTATGCTCTTCTTATCGAAAAACCCATTTTATTAAAAGGTAAAATTTCCCGATTTCCTCTTTTAATCAATGCTTTTGGATCCTGGAAAAGAATGGAAATTGTCCTAGGCCGAAAGCTCGCTGAGTTGGTGGAGGAGATCGAAAGTCTTCTGAAACCCGAAGGACCTAAAAGCATCTTTGAGGGTTGGAAAATGATCCGTAAAGGGATCGATTTTTTTAAATCCCAGCCCAGACTGGTCGGATTGGCTCCATGTCAAGAGGAAGTGGTACTTCTAGAAGATGAGAATCCTCCTATGGGGCTACTAGATCTGCCAGTTTTAAAATGTTGGCCTAAAGATGGAGGGGCCTATATAACCCTTCCACAAGTCTTTTCCGTAGATCCCTATACTGGGAAAAGAAACGTAGGCATGTATAGGATTCAAATATTTGATCAAAAGACAGCTGCCATGCATTGGCAAGTCCATAAAGTTGGGGCACGACATGGCCAGGAATATGCCAAAGAAGGAATACAAATGCCCGTTGCGATTTGTTTAGGAGGGGATCCGCTCATGACTTTTGCTGCCACAGCCCCCCTTCCCGATGGTGTGGATGAGGTGGTCTTTGCGGGATTTTTAAGAAAGGAAGGCATCCCGATGGTCAAATGTAAAACAATCGAACTGGAGGTGCCCGCAGAATCGGATATCGTTATTGAAGGAGTAGTTGATCCTCTGGACTTAAGGCCTGAAGGACCATTTGGAGATCATACAGGCTTTTATACCCCAATAGACTTATATCCTGTTTTTCATGCCAAAGCCATAACGTTTCGGAAAAAGGCGGTCTTTCCTGCAACAATAGTTGGGAAGCCGCCAATGGAAGATTATTATCTAGGGACGACCAGTCTGAAGTTGTTTTTGCCCCTATTAAAGATGAATTTTCCTGAAATTGTCAATATTGCTCTGCCACCGGAAGGAGTGTTTCACAATTTGTTGTTTGTATCGATCAAAAAACAATATCCTTATCAGGCTTATAAAGTGATGCATGGATTATGGGGCATGGGGCAGATGATGTTTTCCAAAATTATTATCGTTGTGGATGAAGATGTTGACGTTGACAATACTTCTGAGGTGCTTTTTCATCTTTGTGCAAATGTTGATCCAGAAAGGGACTTTTTGTTTACTCGTGGCCCATGCGACAGTCTAGATCATGCTCAGTCTGAAGCCAATATTGGATCGCATGTCGGGATAGATGCGACAAAAAAGCTTCCTGCTGAAGGCTATAAAAGAGTCTGGCCAGAAAAAATAACAATGGCTCAAGAGTTTATTAAAAAAGTCGAGGAAAAATTTCCAAGAAAATTAGAAAGAAGATCTTCATGA